One window of the Sciurus carolinensis chromosome 8, mSciCar1.2, whole genome shotgun sequence genome contains the following:
- the Nup42 gene encoding nucleoporin NUP42 isoform X2, with the protein MEVWESSGQWMFSVYSPVKKKPNISGFTDISPEELRLEYHNFLTNNNLQSYLNSIQQLINQWRNRINELKSLTTSTKVALLSDDGINHAAPTFGFGIRPAGTFGSPGFQVNNSSSDNAQNFSFKTTPGFVTASSGSPSVFGSPLAFGALTSASSATSTSTPTFGFGKPEITSAASFSFKSPAASSFGSPGFSGFPASMAAGPVGAPVAPVFGNTSSVAGFGSPSSHSYTAFSKPSNDNFGDSSLPTSLPFSNVVITTDNVLFTPKDQLTVEELEQFQSKKFILGKIPLKPPPVELLNI; encoded by the exons GTTTTACAGACATTTCACCAGAGGAGTTGAGGCTTGAATACCATAACTTCTTAACCAACAATAACTTACAGAGTTAT CTAAATTCTATCCAACAGTTAATAAATCAGTGGAGGAATAGGATAAATGAACTGAAAAGTCTAACTACCTCTACTAAAGTAGCATTG CTCTCTGATGATGGAATAAATCACGCAGCACCTACATTTGGATTTGGAATTAGGCCAGCAGGAACATTTGGATCACCAG gTTTTCAGGTGAATAATAGCAGCAGTGATAATGCtcagaattttagttttaaaacaaCCCCTGGATTTGTCACTGCCTCTTCTGGAAGCCCTTCAGTGTTTGGGAGTCCTCTAGCATTTGGAGCTCTAACCTCTGCCAGTTCTGCCACCTCCACTTCCACTCCAACTTTTGGATTTGGGAAACCTGAAATTACATCTGctgcttcattttcatttaaaagtccTGCAGCCTCCAGTTTTGGATCACCTGGATTTTCAGGATTTCCAGCTTCCATGGCAGCGGGCCCTGTTGGAGCTCCAGTGGCCCCAGTCTTTGGAAACACCAGTTCTGTGGCTGGTTTTGGTAGTCCCAGCTCACATTCTTACACTGCCTTTTCCAAGCCATCTAATGACAACTTTGGAGATAGCAGCTTACCCACCTCTCTCCCATTCTCAAATGTCGTCATCACCACAGATAATGTGTTATTCACACCCAAGGATCAACTAACAGTAGAAGAATTAGAACAATTTCAATCTAAGAAATTTATTCTGGGAAAAATTCCATTAAAGCCACCACCTGTGGagcttctaaatatttaa